The Miscanthus floridulus cultivar M001 chromosome 17, ASM1932011v1, whole genome shotgun sequence genome has a window encoding:
- the LOC136517365 gene encoding peptidyl-tRNA hydrolase, mitochondrial-like, with amino-acid sequence MRLFSGVLDSSSALASAVLGSVSDRLGFSRVFFGRTNPSSMPALACEAAASSSAAAAADACAGAQKPWLFVGLGNPGRMYKGTRHNVGFEMIDAIAEAEGISVSSNQFKAIVGKGLIGDVPVMLAKPQTFMNASGESVGQLVSYFKIPLNQLVVIYDDLDLPFAKLRLLPKGGHGGHNGMRSIIDHLKQSRNFARLRIAIGRPPEELGAISFVLQSFTKQEKEELEVTFQRGLQAVRIMVQEGFNKSAQFVNTPPQPPEMLNR; translated from the exons ATGCGGCTTTTCTCCGGCGTCCTCGATTCTTCTTCCGCGCTTGCCTCCGCCGTCCTGGGCTCCGTGTCCGACCGCCTCGGATTCTCGCGCGTATTTTTCGGTCGAACGAACCCCTCGAGCATGCCGGCTCTCGCTTGTGAAGCCGCTGCCTCGTCTTCTGCGGCAGCCGCTGCCGACGCCTGCGCCGGCGCCCAGAAACCATGGCTCTTCGTCGGTCTGGGGAACCCCGGGCGGATGTACAAAGGCACTCGGCACAAC GTTGGCTTTGAGATGATTGATGCTATTGCGGAAGCTGAGGGCATTTCAGTCAGCAGTAATCAATTTAAGGCGATTGTCGGAAAAG GCCTCATTGGTGATGTCCCTGTAATGCTTGCCAAGCCACAGACATTTATGAATGCAAGTGGTGAGTCT GTGGGACAGCTGGTTTCATACTTCAAGATACCACTCAATCAATTAGTTGTG ATCTATGATGATCTTGATCTACCCTTTGCGAAATTGCGTCTGCTGCCAAAGGGGGGACATGGTGGGCACAATGG GATGAGGAGTATTATTGACCATTTGAAACAAAGCCGCAATTTCGCACGTCTAAGGATTG CCATTGGACGGCCACCTGAGGAGCTGGGTGCTATCAGTTTTGTTCTACAGTCATTCACCAAGCAAGAAAAGGAAGAG CTTGAAGTTACGTTCCAAAGGGGCTTGCAAGCAGTAAGAATTATGGTACAGGaaggattcaacaagagtgcacAATTTGTGAACACTCCTCCACAGCCACCAGAAATGTTGAATAGATGA
- the LOC136517231 gene encoding threonine synthase, chloroplastic-like, translating into MAATTHAASMSLLLSHPQSRSATASRHLQLHSAARRVRCCATDAASPAATTKHRRAADENIREEAARHPAPKQGLSAWYEPFPPAPNGDPNERYSLDEIVYRSSSGGLLDVRHDMEALARFSGAYWRDLFDSRVGRTTWPYGSGVWSKKEFVLPEIDPDHIVSLFEGNSNLFWAERLGRDHLGGMNDLWVKHCGISHTGSFKDLGMTVLVSQVNRLRRAPLSRPIAGVGCASTGDTSAALSAYCAAAGIPAIVFLPANRISLEQLIQPIANGATVLSLDTDFDGCMRLIREVTAELPIYLANSLNSLRLEGQKTAAIEILQQFDWEVPDWVIVPGGNLGNIYAFYKGFEMCRVLGLVDRVPRLVCAQAANANPLYGYYKSGWTEFQPQVARPTFASAIQIGDPVSVDRAVVALKATNGIVKEATEEELMNAMSLADRTGMFACPHTGVALAALFKLRDQRIIGPNDRTVVVSTAHGLKFSQSKIDYHDSKIEDMACKYSNPPVSVKADFGAVMDVLKKRLKGKL; encoded by the coding sequence ATGGCGGCGACGACCCACGCCGCCTCCATGTCGTTACTCCTCTCCCACCCGCAGTCGCGCTCCGCCACCGCAAGCCGCCACCTCCAGCTACACTCGGCAGCCCGCCGCGTCCGCTGCTGTGCCACCGACGCCGCCTCCCCCGCGGCCACCACCAAGCACCGGCGCGCGGCGGATGAGAACATCCGCGAGGAGGCGGCGCGGCACCCGGCTCCGAAGCAGGGCCTCTCCGCCTGGTACGAGCCCTTCCCGCCGGCCCCGAACGGCGACCCTAACGAGCGCTACTCCCTGGACGAGATCGTCTACCGCTCCAGCTCGGGGGGGCTCCTCGACGTGCGCCACGACATGGAGGCGCTGGCCCGCTTCTCGGGCGCCTACTGGCGCGACCTCTTCGACTCCCGCGTCGGCCGCACCACCTGGCCCTACGGTTCCGGCGTCTGGTCCAAGAAGGAGTTCGTGCTCCCCGAGATCGACCCCGACCACATCGTCTCCCTCTTCGAGGGCAACTCCAACCTCTTCTGGGCCGAGCGCCTCGGCCGCGACCACCTTGGCGGGATGAACGACCTCTGGGTCAAGCACTGCGGCATCTCCCACACGGGCTCCTTCAAGGACCTCGGCATGACCGTGCTCGTCAGCCAGGTCAACCGCCTCCGCCGCGCCCCGCTCTCGCGCCCCATCGCCGGCGTCGGGTGCGCGTCCACGGGGGACACCTCCGCCGCGCTCTCCGCCTACTGCGCCGCCGCGGGGATCCCGGCCATTGTCTTCCTCCCTGCCAATCGCATCTCGCTGGAGCAGCTCATCCAGCCCATCGCCAACGGCGCCACCGTGCTCTCGCTCGACACCGACTTCGACGGATGCATGCGGCTCATCAGGGAGGTGACTGCCGAGCTGCCTATCTACCTTGCCAATTCGCTCAATTCCCTCCGGCTTGAGGGGCAGAAGACAGCGGCCATTGAGATACTGCAGCAGTTCGATTGGGAGGTGCCCGATTGGGTGATTGTGCCGGGAGGCAATCTGGGGAACATATATGCCTTCTACAAGGGATTTGAGATGTGCCGTGTTCTTGGGCTCGTTGATCGTGTGCCGCGGCTTGTCTGCGCACAGGCTGCCAACGCAAACCCACTGTACGGCTATTACAAGTCAGGCTGGACCGAGTTCCAACCGCAGGTGGCCAGGCCAACATTTGCATCAGCGATTCAGATCGGTGACCCGGTGTCTGTGGACAGAGCTGTGGTCGCGCTCAAGGCAACGAATGGCATTGTTAAGGAGGCcacagaggaagagctcatgAACGCAATGTCACTCGCTGACCGCACCGGGATGTTTGCTTGCCCGCATACTGGGGTTGCGCTTGCTGCCCTGTTCAAGCTCAGGGACCAGCGCATCATCGGGCCAAACGATCGCACGGTGGTCGTCAGCACAGCTCATGGCCTGAAGTTCTCGCAGTCAAAGATCGACTACCATGACAGCAAGATCGAGGACATGGCTTGCAAGTACTCCAACCCGCCTGTTAGCGTGAAGGCTGACTTTGGTGCCGTCATGGATGTGCTGAAGAAGAGGCTCAAGGGTAAGCTCTGA